A genome region from Dolichospermum compactum NIES-806 includes the following:
- the shc gene encoding squalene--hopene cyclase yields the protein MKTQDRTKVKQVIDAIAGSQKHLLSIQNPDGYWWAELESNVTITAEAVLLHKIWGTDKIRPLHKVENYLRSQQREHGGWELFYGDGGDLSTTVEAYMALRLLGVAATDPALLKAKSLILAKGGISKTRIFTKLHLALIGCYNWRGLPSLPPWVMLLPDNFFFNIYELSSWARSSTVPLLIVFDRKPVFKIVQPINLDELYTEGVENVVWQLPKNGDWSDIFNILDDGFKLAESLNFVPFRNEGIAAAEKWILERQEVAGDWGGIIPAMLNSLLALKCLNYDANDPIIERGLKAVDNFAIETENSYCVQPCVSPVWDTAWAIRALIDSGFAPNDPAIVKAGEWLIEKQILDYGDWNVKNKQGKPGAWAFEFENRFYPDVDDSAVVVMALYQAKLPNEELKKQAINRALNWIATMQCKPGGWAAFDIDNDQEWLNAVPYGDLKAMIDPNTADVTARVLEMLGACNLSIQTDNLERSLDYLLKEQETEGCWFGRWGVNYIYGTSGVLSALALINPVKYAVNINQGVNWLVKVQNSDGGWGETCFSYNDPNLKGKGDSTASQTAWALIGLIAAGEATGKLAFDSIEKGINYLLETQKYDGTWNEIYFTGTGFPCHFYLKYHLYQQYFPLMALGRYQAIRY from the coding sequence ATGAAAACACAAGATAGAACAAAAGTCAAGCAAGTTATTGATGCGATCGCAGGTAGTCAAAAACATCTGCTTTCTATTCAAAATCCCGATGGTTATTGGTGGGCTGAGTTAGAGTCTAATGTTACCATCACTGCGGAAGCTGTTTTACTGCATAAGATTTGGGGAACTGACAAAATCAGACCTTTACATAAAGTTGAAAATTATCTCCGTTCTCAACAGCGAGAACATGGAGGTTGGGAATTATTTTATGGTGATGGTGGAGATTTAAGTACAACTGTAGAAGCCTATATGGCGTTGAGGTTGTTAGGTGTAGCCGCTACAGATCCTGCATTACTGAAAGCGAAATCCTTAATTTTAGCTAAAGGTGGTATTAGCAAAACTCGCATTTTTACAAAGTTACATCTAGCTTTAATTGGCTGTTATAATTGGCGCGGACTACCTTCTTTGCCACCTTGGGTAATGTTGCTACCCGATAATTTTTTCTTCAATATTTATGAACTTTCTAGTTGGGCGCGTTCTAGCACAGTCCCATTATTAATTGTCTTTGATCGTAAACCTGTCTTTAAAATTGTTCAGCCAATTAATTTAGATGAATTATATACTGAAGGTGTAGAAAATGTAGTTTGGCAATTACCCAAAAATGGTGATTGGTCAGATATTTTTAACATTCTCGATGATGGCTTTAAATTAGCAGAAAGTCTAAATTTTGTTCCTTTTAGAAATGAGGGGATTGCAGCCGCAGAAAAATGGATTTTAGAACGTCAAGAAGTTGCAGGTGATTGGGGAGGAATTATTCCCGCTATGTTAAATTCTCTGTTAGCTTTAAAGTGTTTAAATTATGATGCGAATGATCCAATTATCGAACGGGGTTTAAAAGCAGTTGATAATTTTGCCATTGAAACAGAAAATAGTTACTGTGTCCAACCTTGTGTTTCTCCTGTATGGGATACAGCTTGGGCAATTCGGGCTTTAATAGATTCAGGTTTTGCGCCAAATGATCCGGCTATTGTCAAAGCTGGAGAATGGTTAATAGAGAAACAAATTCTCGATTATGGTGATTGGAATGTCAAAAACAAGCAGGGAAAACCCGGTGCTTGGGCGTTTGAATTTGAAAATCGTTTTTATCCAGATGTAGATGATTCTGCTGTGGTTGTCATGGCTTTATATCAGGCTAAATTACCAAATGAAGAACTGAAAAAACAAGCTATTAATAGGGCTTTAAATTGGATTGCGACGATGCAATGCAAACCTGGTGGTTGGGCAGCTTTTGATATTGATAATGATCAAGAATGGCTCAATGCTGTGCCTTATGGTGATTTGAAAGCGATGATTGATCCTAATACCGCTGATGTCACAGCTAGAGTATTAGAAATGTTGGGGGCTTGTAATTTATCCATTCAAACAGATAATTTAGAAAGGTCTTTAGATTATCTTTTAAAAGAACAAGAAACTGAAGGTTGTTGGTTTGGACGTTGGGGTGTAAATTACATTTATGGAACTAGCGGCGTTTTATCAGCTTTGGCTTTAATTAATCCTGTAAAATATGCTGTAAATATCAATCAAGGTGTCAATTGGTTAGTGAAAGTCCAAAATTCTGATGGTGGTTGGGGAGAAACTTGTTTTAGTTACAATGATCCTAATTTAAAGGGAAAAGGTGATAGTACAGCATCCCAAACAGCATGGGCTTTAATTGGGTTAATAGCCGCTGGTGAAGCAACGGGTAAATTAGCTTTTGATAGTATTGAAAAGGGGATTAATTACCTGTTAGAAACACAAAAATATGATGGTACTTGGAATGAGATTTACTTTACTGGGACGGGTTTTCCTTGCCATTTTTATTTGAAGTATCACCTCTATCAACAGTATTTTCCTTTAATGGCTTTGGGAAGATATCAAGCGATACGTTACTAA
- a CDS encoding glycosyltransferase: protein MATIILSLTLLSLVIWLFLILFWGQFWRINHQLEATPDKDIDNNTLPTVCVIIPARNEADVIPISLRSLLLQDYPGKFTIVLVDDQSSDGTANFAQGVAYALDKTQQLQIISSPPLPPGWTGKLWAMEQGIQTASQFKPDYFLLTDADIEHHPSNLRRLVAKAEAQKLDLVSIMVRLRCQSFWEQLLIPAFVFFFQKLYPFSWVNNPKKAIAAAAGGCILIQKEALNRIGGLPVIRQALIDDCSLAKAVKSTNGKIWLGLSTLTYSLRPYDSLKTIWDMVARSAYTQLNYSPLLLIGSLFGMTLVYIVPPIGIIFGLVFRNWTITLTSVIGYLLMTFAYFPITRFYKCPPAFAFSLPTIAFMYTCMTLDSALQHWQGRGGAWKGRVYAK from the coding sequence ATGGCAACAATTATCTTGAGTTTGACCCTTCTATCCTTAGTCATTTGGTTATTTTTAATCTTATTTTGGGGGCAATTTTGGCGAATTAATCACCAATTAGAAGCAACGCCAGACAAAGATATTGATAATAACACCTTACCGACAGTGTGCGTAATCATTCCCGCCCGCAATGAAGCCGATGTCATTCCCATTAGCTTGCGATCGCTCCTCCTCCAAGACTATCCTGGTAAATTCACCATCGTCCTCGTAGACGATCAAAGTAGCGACGGTACAGCCAACTTTGCCCAAGGAGTAGCCTACGCCCTCGACAAAACCCAGCAACTACAAATTATATCCAGCCCCCCATTACCACCGGGTTGGACAGGCAAATTATGGGCAATGGAACAAGGTATACAAACAGCCAGCCAATTCAAACCCGACTATTTTTTACTGACCGACGCAGATATAGAACATCATCCCAGCAACCTCCGCCGCCTAGTAGCCAAAGCCGAAGCACAGAAATTAGACCTCGTATCCATCATGGTACGATTACGCTGTCAAAGCTTTTGGGAACAACTATTAATACCCGCATTCGTCTTCTTCTTCCAAAAACTCTATCCATTTTCCTGGGTAAATAACCCCAAAAAAGCGATCGCCGCCGCCGCCGGAGGTTGTATTCTCATTCAGAAAGAAGCCCTCAATCGAATTGGTGGATTACCAGTTATTCGTCAAGCCCTAATTGATGACTGTTCCCTAGCCAAAGCCGTCAAATCAACCAACGGAAAAATCTGGTTAGGACTCAGCACCTTAACCTATAGCTTACGCCCCTACGATTCCCTCAAAACAATCTGGGATATGGTCGCCAGAAGTGCTTACACACAACTAAATTATTCCCCCCTTCTCCTCATAGGTAGCCTCTTTGGAATGACCTTAGTTTATATAGTCCCACCAATAGGAATTATTTTCGGACTGGTATTCAGGAATTGGACAATTACCCTCACCTCTGTCATTGGATACCTGCTAATGACCTTTGCTTACTTCCCCATTACTCGCTTTTACAAATGTCCCCCCGCCTTTGCCTTTAGCTTGCCTACTATTGCATTTATGTATACTTGTATGACACTAGATTCAGCATTACAACATTGGCAAGGTCGTGGAGGTGCATGGAAAGGTAGAGTATATGCAAAATAA
- a CDS encoding DUF4114 domain-containing protein has translation MDTTTDSIPTSYVIPDSTDGSPDGSVPSTEQDSNLITEDSSNSSTEQDSNLIATTTEDSSNPSTEQDSNLIATTTEDSSNPSIITSENTPVEEIPFEAALPDPNSGSEDEELFLIGIDPVTGETIVIDPVSGEIIPTSTPISNNNGFTIKGLSSDEFGYSVSAVDINGDGIEDIVIGSPSSDPNNKSNAGKTYVVFGERDSLNRTIDVSSLDNTKGFVINGPNAGDNFGYSVRNIGDINGDNVDDLGIGAPGADENSHGSAYVLFGSEDPNYFSNPIELSNLGSKGFNIQGSDFSSNAGWAVSAAGDINGDGIKDLLIGATNPGDNGSGTIGESYIIFGKENFDSTLNLDDPNFGLDDGLIIYSYNPDNPSDDNNSLGYSVSDAGDINGDGIDDLIIGAPYANPNGNNSGSSYVIYGRSNDNPFTDDIINIYNLSSSDGFVINGQDGDQSGLSVSKAGDINGDGIRDLIIGGKGKGYVVFGKEDFGSSINLSDLDGSNGFTINGISTLDNSDWYVSDAEDINDDDIDDIIIGAKNANNNIGQAYVIYGTEEDFAPTFELSSLESPDSQNGFIIDGASIGDKLGNSISNGDINGDGVNDLIIGAPGSGTVYVRLGTDTGTDTGTDTGTDTGTDTGTDTGTDTGTDTGTDTGTDTGTDTGTDTGTDTGTDTGTDTGTDTGTVNVNDSLSLISDNVFNIKDNDGKVTLEVKLTGFNFNGFYEIGVFTVDDASGKIDGIVPGEPGYAEKALAKGQIIFSTITNLPAGFDLTSLGRLLEFNSNDNLRFYLVKDGSTDSVLNKNTPIGNVLFANPSTVKITDLGSNGFSLNWEDGSGNPTGFDDLQVQIQANDKSIPLGTALQSKPQGESLDLRGITGAVTANFTVNREASYNNFIGFYRVVDENGGIDTNGDGTADILPGQSGYVQAAINGRVSDINLAVNNGGTANFNNTLQGGFIYVPFLVANGTPDALVDSNPNNNPDIYFTFLGANSDGVDHVRMLGDNTFGFEDLRGGGDKDFNDVIIKVNLAVA, from the coding sequence ATGGACACCACAACAGATTCTATCCCCACTTCATATGTAATCCCAGATTCCACTGATGGCAGTCCTGATGGCAGCGTTCCATCAACAGAACAAGATTCTAATCTTATTACTGAAGATAGCAGCAATTCATCAACAGAACAAGATTCTAATCTTATTGCCACCACAACTGAAGATAGCAGCAATCCATCAACAGAACAAGATTCTAATCTTATTGCCACCACAACTGAAGATAGCAGCAATCCATCGATCATAACAAGTGAAAATACCCCAGTTGAGGAGATCCCATTTGAAGCAGCCCTACCAGATCCTAATTCCGGCAGCGAAGATGAAGAGTTATTTTTGATCGGTATAGATCCTGTAACTGGCGAGACTATTGTTATCGATCCTGTAAGTGGTGAGATTATACCCACTTCCACTCCCATATCCAACAACAACGGCTTTACTATCAAGGGTTTGAGTAGCGATGAGTTCGGCTACTCAGTTAGTGCTGTTGATATTAACGGTGATGGAATTGAAGATATCGTCATTGGCTCACCTTCGAGCGATCCTAATAACAAAAGCAACGCCGGAAAAACCTATGTAGTCTTTGGTGAAAGAGATTCACTTAATCGAACCATAGATGTCTCTAGCCTCGATAACACTAAAGGCTTTGTGATCAATGGGCCTAACGCGGGTGATAACTTCGGCTATTCTGTTAGGAATATTGGGGATATTAATGGTGATAATGTTGATGACCTAGGCATTGGCGCACCTGGTGCAGATGAGAATAGTCACGGTTCTGCTTATGTCTTATTTGGCAGTGAAGACCCCAACTATTTTAGCAATCCCATCGAACTCTCCAACCTTGGCAGTAAGGGCTTTAATATTCAAGGCAGTGATTTTAGTAGTAATGCCGGTTGGGCTGTTAGTGCCGCTGGCGATATCAATGGTGATGGCATCAAAGACCTATTAATTGGCGCAACTAATCCTGGTGATAATGGATCAGGGACTATAGGTGAAAGCTATATCATCTTTGGGAAAGAGAATTTTGACTCAACCCTAAACCTCGACGACCCAAACTTTGGGCTTGATGACGGTTTGATTATCTACAGCTATAACCCGGATAACCCAAGTGATGACAACAATAGCTTAGGTTATTCTGTCAGTGACGCTGGGGATATCAACGGTGATGGAATTGATGACCTCATCATTGGTGCGCCCTATGCAAATCCCAATGGTAACAATTCTGGCAGCAGTTATGTCATTTATGGGCGTAGCAATGACAATCCCTTTACTGATGATATTATTAACATTTATAACCTCAGTAGCAGCGATGGCTTTGTCATCAACGGACAAGATGGTGATCAATCAGGACTCTCTGTTAGCAAAGCTGGGGATATCAACGGTGACGGCATCCGAGACTTGATTATTGGTGGGAAAGGCAAAGGCTATGTGGTCTTTGGCAAAGAAGATTTTGGTTCTAGCATCAATCTTTCTGACCTTGATGGTAGCAATGGCTTTACCATCAATGGTATTTCAACCCTTGATAACTCCGATTGGTATGTCAGTGATGCTGAGGATATTAACGATGATGACATTGATGACATCATCATTGGGGCAAAAAATGCTAATAATAATATTGGACAAGCCTACGTCATTTATGGCACAGAGGAAGACTTTGCTCCTACCTTTGAACTCTCAAGTCTCGAAAGTCCCGACAGTCAAAATGGCTTTATAATTGACGGTGCTTCTATAGGTGATAAGTTAGGTAACTCGATCAGTAATGGAGATATTAATGGTGACGGTGTTAACGATTTAATTATTGGCGCACCTGGATCAGGGACAGTCTATGTGCGGCTTGGCACTGACACGGGAACTGACACGGGAACTGACACGGGAACTGACACGGGAACTGACACGGGAACTGACACGGGAACTGACACTGGCACTGACACTGGCACTGACACGGGAACTGACACGGGAACTGACACTGGCACTGACACGGGAACTGACACGGGAACTGACACGGGAACTGACACGGGAACTGACACTGGCACTGTTAACGTTAACGATTCCCTCTCACTAATTAGTGATAATGTCTTTAATATCAAAGACAACGACGGCAAAGTGACACTAGAAGTAAAATTGACAGGATTCAATTTTAATGGTTTCTATGAAATAGGAGTATTTACTGTTGATGATGCGTCTGGTAAAATAGATGGAATTGTTCCAGGTGAACCTGGTTATGCAGAAAAAGCATTAGCAAAAGGTCAGATAATTTTCTCTACTATTACTAATCTTCCTGCTGGATTTGATCTCACTAGCCTCGGTAGGTTATTAGAGTTTAACTCCAATGACAATTTGAGATTCTATTTAGTAAAAGATGGTTCAACCGATTCTGTACTGAATAAGAACACACCCATTGGCAATGTTCTCTTTGCTAACCCTTCTACTGTAAAAATTACAGACTTGGGGTCTAATGGTTTCTCTCTAAATTGGGAAGATGGTTCTGGTAATCCAACTGGGTTCGATGATTTGCAAGTCCAGATTCAAGCAAATGATAAATCTATACCTTTGGGTACAGCTTTGCAAAGTAAACCACAAGGGGAATCCCTCGATTTACGGGGTATTACTGGTGCAGTAACCGCTAATTTTACGGTTAACAGAGAAGCAAGTTACAACAATTTCATTGGTTTTTATCGCGTAGTTGATGAAAACGGCGGTATTGATACCAATGGTGATGGTACGGCTGATATCCTTCCAGGACAAAGTGGTTATGTTCAAGCAGCTATTAATGGTCGTGTTTCTGACATTAATTTAGCTGTGAACAACGGTGGAACCGCCAATTTCAATAATACTCTTCAAGGTGGCTTTATCTATGTACCATTTCTTGTGGCGAATGGTACACCTGATGCCCTAGTTGATAGTAATCCTAATAATAATCCAGATATTTACTTTACTTTCTTGGGTGCGAACTCAGATGGTGTAGATCATGTGCGGATGTTAGGTGATAATACCTTTGGTTTTGAAGATTTACGCGGTGGTGGTGACAAAGATTTTAATGATGTAATTATTAAAGTCAATTTGGCTGTAGCGTAA
- a CDS encoding 5'-methylthioadenosine/S-adenosylhomocysteine nucleosidase family protein: MVTILVPQGAEYQAVCRGLSRVPSSPAKVLAIPMGIEPVRKYLQQFTHNQANRMLMMGLCGSLSQKYQVGDIVLYQNCLYQGNLQEGDNSFTVDIHNKLGDHVSLVKGLTSDRILSKATEKHQLQEQSGTDVVDMEGYPFLEFFHQSSDAVSPQVQVAILRVVSDDVHHDIPNITSAIGADGSLQPLPLAWEFIRQPLAATRLITGSLKGLKTLTAVTQLLFTP; this comes from the coding sequence ATGGTTACGATCTTAGTCCCCCAGGGAGCAGAATATCAAGCCGTCTGTCGCGGATTAAGTCGCGTCCCCAGTTCCCCAGCCAAGGTATTAGCGATACCAATGGGAATTGAACCAGTGCGGAAATATTTACAACAATTCACCCATAATCAAGCAAATCGGATGCTGATGATGGGTTTATGCGGTAGCTTGAGCCAAAAATATCAAGTTGGAGATATTGTTTTATATCAAAATTGTCTTTATCAAGGAAATCTGCAAGAGGGTGATAATTCCTTTACCGTAGATATACATAATAAACTTGGAGATCATGTATCTTTAGTCAAAGGGTTAACGAGCGATCGCATCCTAAGTAAAGCCACAGAAAAACACCAGTTACAAGAACAATCCGGCACTGACGTTGTAGATATGGAAGGATACCCTTTTCTAGAATTTTTTCATCAATCATCTGACGCAGTTTCTCCACAGGTACAAGTAGCCATCCTGCGAGTAGTTAGCGATGATGTTCACCATGACATCCCCAATATCACATCAGCCATTGGTGCAGACGGTTCATTACAACCTTTACCCTTAGCTTGGGAATTCATCCGTCAACCCCTAGCAGCGACTCGATTAATTACAGGTTCATTAAAAGGACTCAAAACTTTAACAGCAGTCACACAATTATTATTTACCCCTTAA
- a CDS encoding efflux RND transporter permease subunit has translation MVQTNNSQSKRESFNISKLAIKFSRLTVCFWIGIAVAGWLAFSSLKYALFPDITFPVVVVNAQAPLTSALDTEEKLTKPLEESLKSLEGLEDIRSSTYPGQTAVISSFVVGTNLETATNKISQIVNQLNLPKNATKKIIPLNLNESAAVSYAIESATGKIDNLQQLAKEKIVPAIAKLPGVLKVSLLGDGNSRSQERRGGVSPHSTQQEEERRRNVLLPSAGTLVRFNGKQALAFQVIKKGNANTLEVVSRVEKEVQQLRLSLKDVTLTLAATQAEYIHNATHSTIDALIEAIILSIVVIFPFLWNWQATLISALAIPISLLGTFIVMAIYGFNLETITLLALALVIGSIVDDAIVDVENIMRHIEKGKTPREAAFIATNEIGLTVTAATFTAVAVFLPIGLMGGVIGQFFKPFGITVSAAMLTSLLVARTLSPVLAIYWLKAKPSNSPPKQSKIWLEFDQAYRNLLAWSLQHRLIVVGLAVGSLIAGLALIPLIPKGFIPKLDRGEFNIVYTAPLPNFPRNLGQAGPAGLQKPGGQPGQAGQKDKLANSSLSAAALAASSSSIPIPNPLNYSLDVAKKLEEVVRKSPAVATVFTTVGSREGEPNKGTLYVKLKAERELKTAEVQEQLRAALPKLAGVITSVEDIQFVDTGGQKPLQIALQGNNLRALTTAAKAVKARIEKISGFVDVTITGASVQQDTIFHIERLNNQRVAYIGANLGQNLTLGDATDQVVAEAKAVIPAGVSLNLGGDSARQNEVFGSFGTTLGLSALCIIVVLIWLFKSWVDPIVIGLSLPLAIVGALLALLFTKSDFGMISLIGFVFLLGITNKNAILIVDYINQLRDSGLERTEAILQAGPVRLRPIMMTTAATILGMVPIALGLGAGSELRSPMAVSIAGGLVSSTILSLFVVPVFYAILDDWFPRKKITK, from the coding sequence ATGGTACAGACCAATAACTCACAATCTAAACGCGAAAGCTTCAATATTTCCAAATTGGCGATTAAGTTTTCTAGGTTGACGGTGTGTTTTTGGATAGGTATAGCGGTAGCTGGTTGGCTTGCATTCAGTTCCCTCAAATATGCCTTATTTCCAGACATCACCTTTCCGGTAGTGGTGGTAAATGCCCAAGCACCTTTAACCTCTGCCCTAGATACGGAAGAAAAACTAACTAAACCACTGGAGGAAAGTCTCAAATCACTGGAAGGACTTGAGGATATTCGTTCATCAACTTATCCTGGTCAAACCGCTGTAATTTCCTCTTTTGTGGTGGGGACAAATTTAGAGACTGCGACTAACAAAATTTCTCAAATTGTCAATCAATTAAATCTACCCAAGAATGCCACTAAGAAAATCATCCCTTTGAATCTGAACGAATCAGCGGCTGTTAGCTATGCCATTGAAAGTGCTACTGGGAAGATTGATAATTTACAGCAACTAGCAAAAGAGAAAATTGTCCCAGCGATCGCTAAATTACCAGGAGTCCTCAAAGTCTCTCTTTTAGGAGATGGCAACAGCAGGAGTCAGGAGCGTAGGGGCGGAGTTTCCCCGCATAGCACTCAGCAGGAAGAAGAAAGAAGGAGGAATGTTTTATTACCCTCAGCGGGCACTTTAGTAAGATTCAATGGTAAACAGGCTTTAGCCTTTCAAGTAATTAAAAAAGGTAATGCCAACACCCTAGAAGTAGTCAGTCGGGTAGAAAAAGAAGTACAACAGCTAAGGTTGAGCTTAAAAGATGTCACCCTCACCTTAGCTGCTACCCAAGCTGAATATATTCACAACGCCACCCATTCCACCATAGATGCACTGATCGAAGCGATAATTTTATCAATTGTCGTCATCTTTCCCTTTTTATGGAATTGGCAAGCTACCCTAATTTCTGCCTTAGCAATTCCCATATCTTTGTTAGGGACATTTATCGTCATGGCGATATATGGCTTTAACCTAGAAACCATCACCCTGTTAGCCTTAGCTTTAGTTATTGGCTCGATAGTAGATGATGCGATCGTTGATGTCGAAAACATCATGCGGCATATAGAAAAAGGAAAAACCCCCCGCGAAGCTGCTTTTATAGCCACTAATGAAATTGGTTTAACTGTCACTGCAGCCACTTTTACAGCGGTAGCGGTATTCTTGCCTATTGGTTTAATGGGCGGAGTCATTGGTCAATTTTTCAAACCCTTTGGGATTACAGTTTCCGCTGCTATGCTGACATCTTTATTAGTAGCCCGAACCTTATCACCCGTCTTAGCTATTTACTGGCTCAAAGCCAAACCATCTAATTCTCCTCCAAAGCAAAGTAAAATTTGGTTAGAATTTGATCAAGCTTACCGTAACTTGTTAGCCTGGTCATTGCAGCACCGCTTGATAGTTGTCGGCTTGGCAGTTGGTAGTTTAATAGCTGGTTTAGCCCTGATTCCCCTAATTCCCAAAGGGTTTATTCCCAAACTTGATCGAGGAGAATTTAATATTGTCTATACTGCTCCCTTACCTAATTTTCCTCGGAATCTTGGACAAGCGGGGCCAGCAGGACTACAAAAACCAGGAGGACAACCAGGACAAGCGGGACAAAAAGATAAATTAGCAAATTCGTCTTTGTCTGCTGCGGCTTTAGCTGCTTCATCATCTTCTATTCCTATTCCTAATCCTTTAAACTATTCTTTGGATGTTGCTAAGAAACTGGAAGAAGTAGTGAGGAAGTCCCCCGCAGTGGCAACGGTGTTTACTACTGTCGGTTCTCGTGAAGGTGAGCCAAATAAAGGAACGCTATACGTTAAGCTCAAAGCAGAGCGAGAATTGAAAACTGCGGAAGTACAAGAGCAACTCCGCGCTGCTTTGCCAAAATTAGCGGGTGTAATCACAAGTGTAGAAGATATTCAATTTGTAGACACCGGTGGACAAAAACCTTTGCAAATAGCTTTACAAGGTAATAATCTCAGAGCTTTGACGACAGCAGCTAAAGCAGTAAAAGCCCGAATTGAGAAAATATCAGGGTTTGTGGATGTGACTATTACAGGTGCATCTGTGCAACAAGATACTATTTTCCACATTGAACGTTTAAATAATCAGCGCGTAGCTTATATCGGCGCTAACCTGGGTCAAAATTTAACTTTGGGTGATGCAACTGATCAGGTAGTAGCGGAAGCCAAAGCGGTAATTCCTGCGGGTGTTTCTTTAAACTTGGGAGGAGATTCTGCCCGTCAAAATGAGGTTTTTGGCAGTTTCGGCACAACTTTGGGATTATCAGCACTTTGTATTATTGTGGTGTTGATTTGGTTGTTTAAAAGTTGGGTAGATCCCATAGTTATTGGTCTTTCTTTACCTTTAGCAATTGTGGGAGCTTTGTTGGCGCTGCTATTTACAAAAAGTGATTTTGGGATGATATCTCTAATTGGTTTTGTATTTTTGCTGGGGATTACTAACAAAAATGCCATCTTAATCGTAGATTACATTAACCAATTAAGGGATTCTGGACTAGAAAGAACTGAGGCAATTCTCCAAGCTGGACCTGTCCGTTTGCGTCCCATTATGATGACAACTGCGGCGACAATTTTGGGAATGGTTCCTATTGCTTTGGGTTTAGGTGCGGGTTCAGAATTGCGATCGCCTATGGCTGTATCTATAGCCGGTGGTTTGGTCAGTTCGACTATTCTCAGCTTGTTTGTTGTCCCCGTATTTTACGCCATTTTAGATGATTGGTTTCCTAGAAAGAAGATAACAAAATAG